A genomic stretch from Chitinophagaceae bacterium includes:
- a CDS encoding CRTAC1 family protein: MNRFQYLLFLFFCYCNTEQESLFHRAKDTGIGFANTLTETDTFNIIDYLYFYNGGGVAIGDINNDGLSDIYFSANQLPNKLYLNKGNMQFEDITHTAGVSSEGMWKTGVTMADVNGDGLLDIYQCRLGDYQRITGKNELFINNGDLTFTEKAEEWEISFQGFSTQAAFFDMDNDGDLDMYLLNHAVHGKDRYIPAASIRPARSMVSGDVLYKNEGDFFIDITEEAKIYSSPIGYGLGIATADLNNDGWTDIYVGNDFQENDYLYINNKNGTFTESLTEYISHTSRFSMGNDIADFNNDGLLDIMSLDMLPPDEKTIKSSQGEDSYQIFNAKMGYGYAKQYARNTLQWNRGNGYFSEIAQLSGIQATDWSWSALLVDFDNDGWKDIFVSNGIMKRPNDMDYINFAMNEAIAYDENITDAEHINKMPNGIVPNYFFKNNTDMTFTDVSQKWGVTNPTISTATAYADLDNDGDIDIVINNINEKATILENTTNTKEHTKNNFITIILNGDKKNTFAIGAKITLYAQQKTIYNEIYHTRGFQSCSDTKLTIGLGETTNVDSIVIQWKKNKAETIKNIPVNKTIQIIEAEADIIPPQKNTDIPFLENISSALIGTFQHSENYFNDYDTEYLLPYTIAQEGPKIAVADINDDQLLDFYITGASGQNGTFFINNTHTFSQKKGFPITQNPLIEETDATFFKSKDTKKQYLYITAGGYEHQTPHPLVEDALFEKKNNTFLPHKTTPPISQQNSVVAPGDFDNDGDTDLFIGGRAITGKYGNIPQSFLLENDGNENFTDVTETKTEGLKYIGMVKDAIWENIKGDSTPELIICGEWMPITLFEYQTKLQKAKNTDLEMTNGWWNTMQTADIDNDGDTDIIAGNMGINSKLKPSKEFPTLLYVHDFDANNFLDQVIAYSTPNGIFPYNNRDELVRQMPFLKKNFLKYKDFAGKTIDKIFAPDKLNSAQKHQVYEAKSLFIENKGNGTFLTHPLPNEAQISSINAIEIYDVNGDGFLDIIAAGNKYNTQPYFGDLDASYGIILLGNGKRSFTPISLSQSGFFVKGMVQDMALIKNPKNTFLIIARNNDSPILFKFSAK; encoded by the coding sequence ATGAACAGATTCCAATATTTACTTTTTTTATTTTTTTGTTATTGTAACACAGAGCAAGAATCCCTTTTTCACCGAGCAAAAGACACAGGTATAGGATTCGCAAATACTCTCACGGAGACAGATACTTTTAATATTATTGACTATCTCTATTTTTATAATGGGGGTGGGGTTGCTATAGGTGATATCAATAACGATGGACTTTCCGATATATATTTTTCGGCAAACCAATTACCCAATAAACTGTATCTCAATAAAGGAAATATGCAGTTTGAAGATATAACCCATACAGCAGGAGTAAGTTCTGAAGGAATGTGGAAAACAGGAGTAACCATGGCAGATGTAAATGGAGACGGGCTTTTAGATATATACCAATGCCGATTAGGTGACTACCAAAGAATTACGGGAAAGAACGAACTTTTTATCAATAACGGTGACCTTACCTTTACCGAAAAAGCAGAAGAATGGGAAATTAGTTTTCAAGGGTTCTCTACCCAAGCCGCTTTTTTTGATATGGATAATGATGGGGATTTGGATATGTATCTCTTAAATCATGCCGTTCATGGAAAAGACAGGTATATTCCTGCTGCTTCCATTCGTCCCGCAAGAAGCATGGTTTCAGGAGATGTACTTTATAAAAATGAAGGAGATTTCTTTATAGATATTACCGAAGAAGCCAAAATATACAGCAGTCCTATTGGATACGGTCTCGGAATAGCAACTGCCGACCTCAATAATGATGGATGGACGGATATATATGTGGGAAATGATTTTCAGGAAAACGATTACCTTTACATAAACAATAAGAACGGCACTTTTACGGAATCACTTACCGAGTATATCTCGCATACCAGTCGTTTTTCTATGGGAAATGACATTGCCGATTTTAACAATGATGGATTATTAGATATTATGAGCCTAGATATGCTCCCACCCGATGAAAAAACCATCAAATCCTCACAAGGAGAAGATTCTTACCAAATATTTAACGCAAAAATGGGGTACGGGTATGCTAAACAATACGCCCGAAATACACTTCAGTGGAACAGAGGAAATGGTTATTTCTCCGAAATAGCCCAATTGTCAGGAATACAAGCAACTGACTGGAGCTGGTCTGCCCTTCTCGTAGATTTTGATAATGACGGATGGAAAGATATATTTGTTTCAAACGGTATTATGAAACGCCCAAACGATATGGACTACATAAACTTTGCTATGAACGAAGCCATTGCTTATGATGAAAATATAACCGATGCCGAACATATAAATAAAATGCCCAATGGCATTGTTCCAAATTATTTTTTCAAAAATAACACCGATATGACCTTTACCGATGTTTCCCAAAAATGGGGTGTAACCAATCCCACTATTTCTACTGCTACAGCATACGCCGATCTGGATAACGATGGAGATATTGACATAGTCATAAATAACATAAATGAAAAAGCAACCATATTAGAAAACACCACAAACACGAAAGAACATACCAAAAATAACTTCATCACCATCATTCTCAACGGCGACAAAAAAAATACCTTTGCAATAGGTGCTAAAATTACCCTTTATGCCCAACAAAAAACCATCTATAATGAAATATACCACACCCGAGGTTTCCAATCCTGCTCTGATACCAAACTTACCATAGGCTTAGGAGAAACAACAAATGTAGATTCCATTGTCATACAATGGAAAAAAAATAAAGCAGAAACCATCAAAAACATTCCCGTAAATAAAACAATACAAATTATAGAAGCAGAAGCCGATATTATCCCTCCCCAAAAAAATACTGATATTCCTTTCTTGGAAAATATCTCTTCCGCTCTCATTGGGACATTTCAGCATTCCGAGAATTATTTTAACGACTACGATACCGAATATCTTTTGCCTTATACCATTGCCCAAGAAGGTCCAAAAATAGCAGTAGCAGATATAAATGACGACCAACTTCTCGATTTTTACATCACAGGTGCTTCCGGACAAAATGGAACTTTTTTTATCAATAATACCCATACTTTTTCTCAAAAAAAGGGATTCCCAATCACACAAAACCCTCTTATAGAAGAAACCGATGCCACTTTTTTCAAATCCAAAGATACCAAAAAACAATATCTCTACATTACCGCAGGAGGATATGAACATCAAACTCCCCATCCACTCGTGGAAGATGCCCTTTTTGAGAAAAAAAATAACACCTTCCTTCCGCATAAAACAACGCCCCCTATCTCCCAACAAAACTCTGTGGTAGCCCCTGGTGATTTTGATAATGATGGAGATACAGACCTCTTTATTGGGGGCAGAGCCATCACGGGAAAATATGGAAATATTCCCCAAAGTTTTCTTTTGGAAAATGATGGAAATGAAAACTTTACCGATGTTACAGAAACAAAAACTGAGGGACTGAAATACATTGGAATGGTGAAAGATGCCATTTGGGAAAATATAAAAGGGGACAGCACTCCCGAACTTATTATATGTGGAGAATGGATGCCCATAACCCTCTTTGAATACCAAACAAAATTACAGAAAGCAAAAAACACAGATTTAGAGATGACAAACGGTTGGTGGAATACAATGCAAACCGCCGATATAGATAATGATGGGGATACAGATATAATTGCAGGAAATATGGGCATCAACTCCAAACTAAAGCCCTCAAAGGAGTTCCCTACTCTGCTATACGTCCACGACTTTGATGCTAATAACTTTTTAGACCAAGTTATTGCATACTCCACGCCCAATGGCATCTTTCCTTATAATAATAGAGATGAATTAGTGAGACAAATGCCTTTTCTCAAAAAAAACTTTTTAAAATATAAGGACTTTGCAGGCAAAACTATAGATAAAATTTTTGCCCCCGATAAACTCAATTCCGCTCAAAAGCACCAAGTGTATGAGGCAAAATCTCTTTTTATAGAAAATAAAGGAAATGGAACTTTTCTCACCCACCCTCTCCCCAATGAAGCACAAATATCTTCCATCAATGCAATAGAAATATACGACGTAAATGGGGACGGTTTCTTAGATATTATAGCAGCAGGAAATAAATATAATACCCAACCCTATTTTGGGGACTTAGACGCATCATACGGGATAATTCTACTCGGAAATGGAAAAAGATCCTTTACACCTATCTCTCTTTCTCAAAGTGGTTTTTTTGTAAAAGGAATGGTGCAGGATATGGCTCTCATTAAAAATCCCAAAAATACTTTTCTCATCATCGCAAGAAATAATGATTCACCGATTCTTTTCAAATTCTCTGCAAAATAA